GGTGATTTCACACTGGCCGCGCAACGCGCCGACATGATCACCAAGGCGCAGGATTCGACAACCAGCGAACAAGATCCGCTCGCTTATCTCATTCTTTCATCCAACGCGATTGTGAATGGGCAATATGATGAGGCCATTGCGGTTCTCGACCATCTGCCCAAGGGCGACATGGCGGAATTTGTTGTACCGCTGCTGGCCAACTGGGCCCGCGTGGGCAACGGCACATATAACCAGGCCGAGCTGGCCGGAACGACCATCCATGCCTATCACGGCGGGTTGATGGCTAAATATCTGAAGAAAGATCAATCGCAGATCGAAACCTTTGCCCGCGTCATCATTCAACCCAGCGGTTTAACCGCCGAAGAATATGAACGCGCCGCCGATTTATTCGCGCTGGCCGGCAATACAAAAGAGGCGATGGAAATTTACACCGCCCTGCGCGATGAAGATATTGGCTCCCCCCTGGTCCATGAAAAGATCGAAGCGTTAAAGGGGAACAAGGACATCAATCCGTTGTTGGCGTCCCACCGCATCACCACCCCGGCCCAAGGCGCGGCACAGGCCGTGTTTGATCTGGCCCGCATTTTGTTCCAGGAAAACAGCGACGCCAGCGCCCGCGTGTTCGCCAATATGGCCTTGGGGCTGGACCCAAATCTGGCCGAAGCCCGTATTATTCTGGCCACATCCAGTGCGCGGTCCCACCAATATCAGGACGCGCTGAAACAATTCGACAAGATTCCGCAGACACATCCGGCCTGGGCCGAGGCGCAATATGCCGCCGCCGATATGCTGGACCAATCGGGACAGACGGATGAAGCGGTCCGCCGCCTGCGCACGATGTATGACATTCACCGTGATGTGGATGCGCTGGCCCGCATTGGCGACATCTATCGCGGCCATGAAATGTATGACAAGGCGCTGGTTGAATATAATGCCGCCATCGACGCATTGGGCGGTGATGTGAGCGATGAATATTGGCACCTGCTCTATGCCCGCGGTATGTGTCTGGAACAGGTTGGCGATTGGCCGGCGGCGGAGAAAGACCTTCTGGCCGCCCTGAAATTCCGACCCGACCAGCCCTACTTGTTAAATTATCTCGGCTATGGCTGGGCGGATCAGGGGAAAAACCTGGACCAGTCGTTGGAGCTGATCGCGCGGGCGCTGGAATTACAGCCCAATGACGGATACATCACCGATTCACTGGGCTGGGTCCACTATAAGTTCGGTCAATATCCGGAGGCCGTCAAATATCTGGAACGTGCCGTCGAATTATTGCCGTACGACCCCACCATCAACGACCATCTGGGCGATGCGTATTGGGCGGTGGGCCGCAAGAACGAAGCCCGTTTCCAGTGGGAACGCGCCCGCAATTTTGCCGATACGGCCGAGGACGCGGACTTGATCATCACGCTGGGGGATAAACTGCAAAGCGGTCTGCCTCCGATCGATCACACCAAACCCGCGATCAAGGCCGCCAGCACCAATCCGGCCAATACGGCACAGGAATAATCATCCCATATTTGATTGAAGGGCCCGGTGTGGTAAAAACCCACATGGGCCCTTTATCATATTTTGCACCGGCAAAGATCAACCTGTACCTGCACATCACCGGACGCCGGGATGACGGATACCATCTGCTCGATTCGCTGGTCGGGTTTGCCGATATTGGCGACGATATCACCATCACGCCATCAAACCATTTTGGCCTCACCATCGACGGGCCGTTTGAACCACAGTTCAGTGATGCAGATACCGATCCTGGCGAGGCGTCATCCAATCTTGTCGTCCGCGCCGCATGGGCGATGGCGCGGGCCACGGGACGGAAGCATCCCAACGCGACCATCCACCTGACCAAAAACCTG
The genomic region above belongs to Micavibrio aeruginosavorus EPB and contains:
- a CDS encoding tetratricopeptide repeat protein is translated as MIKISAPRAVLAVLLTGTMAAAGIGGVWEYIHRDKAATPPAESTTSADADDVLEELAPTLNASGNPVNVVPAIIPTFIPDIPKNATGDYLIAHFAQSQNDWRTASDYLSGVLKRDPNNIELIRRAMVLALGSGDFTLAAQRADMITKAQDSTTSEQDPLAYLILSSNAIVNGQYDEAIAVLDHLPKGDMAEFVVPLLANWARVGNGTYNQAELAGTTIHAYHGGLMAKYLKKDQSQIETFARVIIQPSGLTAEEYERAADLFALAGNTKEAMEIYTALRDEDIGSPLVHEKIEALKGNKDINPLLASHRITTPAQGAAQAVFDLARILFQENSDASARVFANMALGLDPNLAEARIILATSSARSHQYQDALKQFDKIPQTHPAWAEAQYAAADMLDQSGQTDEAVRRLRTMYDIHRDVDALARIGDIYRGHEMYDKALVEYNAAIDALGGDVSDEYWHLLYARGMCLEQVGDWPAAEKDLLAALKFRPDQPYLLNYLGYGWADQGKNLDQSLELIARALELQPNDGYITDSLGWVHYKFGQYPEAVKYLERAVELLPYDPTINDHLGDAYWAVGRKNEARFQWERARNFADTAEDADLIITLGDKLQSGLPPIDHTKPAIKAASTNPANTAQE